From a single bacterium genomic region:
- a CDS encoding PD40 domain-containing protein: MGPSGWLVPGGSLAWSAATNEILATGRVQAVPPTDVDALQAIDAATGSYRVVDEYARRLGLSASGADVYFGMTFGPPDPAGHQVVRRSLVDGSRHTWTDGVRFVVSPRDSLLAVMTSPWYFGADSLTVHRLADDVVVAALPVAVPLAFSPDGTKLLMRDSSPSTPNHRVLTIANLGVEALPLGLPAWNLPLEPLRWDDGGVLVVHADGPDTTVVSIRNVTTGSDVILVQVVGGLAGLTTAWSPDGRYAAVFTSRPVPVSGQDYPGREISAWILDTIAMDAWVVATTRDTKPGRYAQDYAGVFAPDGASFAWEAGGTLYVVPVARDR, translated from the coding sequence GTGGGACCTTCCGGCTGGCTGGTACCGGGTGGATCTCTGGCCTGGAGTGCGGCCACGAACGAGATCCTGGCAACCGGCCGCGTGCAGGCGGTGCCGCCGACCGATGTCGACGCGCTTCAGGCCATCGACGCGGCAACCGGCTCGTACCGGGTGGTCGACGAGTACGCACGTCGCCTGGGATTGTCCGCGAGTGGCGCCGATGTGTATTTCGGGATGACCTTCGGGCCTCCCGATCCGGCCGGGCACCAGGTGGTGCGGCGCTCCCTCGTTGACGGCAGTCGCCACACCTGGACCGACGGCGTGCGTTTCGTCGTCTCACCGCGCGACTCGCTGCTGGCCGTGATGACGTCGCCGTGGTACTTCGGGGCGGACTCGCTCACCGTGCATCGCCTGGCCGACGATGTCGTCGTGGCCGCGCTGCCCGTCGCGGTGCCGCTCGCCTTCTCGCCGGACGGAACGAAACTACTGATGCGCGACAGTTCGCCGTCGACGCCCAACCATCGCGTGCTCACCATCGCGAATCTTGGCGTTGAAGCACTGCCGCTGGGGCTTCCCGCCTGGAATCTGCCGCTCGAGCCGCTGCGCTGGGACGATGGCGGCGTGCTCGTGGTCCATGCCGATGGGCCCGACACGACCGTCGTCTCCATCCGCAACGTCACCACCGGCAGCGATGTGATCCTGGTACAGGTGGTGGGCGGACTGGCCGGGCTCACCACGGCCTGGTCGCCGGACGGCCGATATGCGGCGGTGTTCACGAGCCGGCCCGTTCCCGTCTCCGGCCAGGACTATCCCGGGCGCGAGATCTCGGCCTGGATCCTCGATACGATCGCGATGGATGCCTGGGTCGTGGCGACCACCCGCGACACGAAGCCTGGTCGCTATGCGCAGGACTATGCCGGCGTGTTCGCGCCCGATGGGGCGTCATTTGCCTGGGAAGCGGGCGGCACCCTGTACGTGGTGCCGGTTGCCCGGGACCGCT